In Roseibium salinum, a single genomic region encodes these proteins:
- a CDS encoding VOC family protein — MANVDKSINYIEFPLVDAEATKRFYEVLFGWQFQDWGPNYVSFTGAGVEGGFNGEAGAPVNAPGVLVVLYARDLPAMVEAVRQAGGKILREIYPFPGGRRFHFADPNGNELAIWTEAQE; from the coding sequence ATGGCCAACGTGGACAAGTCCATCAACTATATCGAATTCCCCCTTGTCGATGCTGAAGCGACAAAGCGCTTCTATGAAGTGCTCTTCGGTTGGCAGTTCCAGGACTGGGGGCCGAATTATGTGAGCTTCACCGGCGCCGGTGTGGAAGGCGGCTTCAACGGAGAAGCCGGCGCGCCGGTCAACGCGCCCGGCGTGCTCGTCGTGCTTTATGCGCGCGATCTCCCGGCCATGGTTGAGGCTGTCCGGCAGGCGGGCGGGAAGATTCTGCGCGAAATCTATCCCTTTCCGGGCGGGCGGCGGTTCCATTTCGCCGACCCCAATGGCAACGAGCTAGCCATCTGGACGGAGGCCCAGGAGTGA